Genomic segment of Longimicrobium sp.:
GCCGCCGGGAAGGCCGCTCTGGTTGCCGGGCGACGAGTCCGGCGCGCGGTCCTTCTTCGCGGCGGCCTCGGCGCGCTTCGACACGTCCTCGCGCCTGAGCGCGCTCTCCCGCTGGCCGCCGCGCGCGGAGCTGCCGGAATCCTTCTCCCCCTCCCCGGTCTTCCCCTTGCCGCCGGACGCATCCTCGCGCCACACCGCGCCCTCCTCGGGCTCGATCCCCGACCCGCGCTCGGTGGCCCACGTCTCCGTGAACTCGGCGCCGAAGAGCACGATCATGGCCGTGTAGTAGATCCACACCAGGAGCACCGCCAGCGACCCCGCCGCGCCGTACGCCTTCCCCGGGTTGCTGTTCCCCAGGTACAGGCCGATGGCCCACTTGCCGATCTCGAACAGGATCGCGGTCACCAGCCCGCCCACCCACACGTCCTTCCACGCGATCTTCGCGTCGGGAAGGACGTAGAAGATGGCGCTGAACAGGAGCGTGACCACCGCGAGCGAGACCAGCGTCTGCAGGATGCCCACGACCACGCTGGACGCGCCGGGGATCAGCGAGCTCACCGCGCCGCCCACCGCCGTGAGCGCGGCGCTCAGCGCCAGCGACACCAGCAGCAGGAAGGCGATCACCAGCACCATTCCCACCGACAGCAGGCGCTTGAAGATGAAGTTCTTCAGCCCGCCGGCGTTCGGGTCGGGCCTCACCTCCCAGGCGCGGTTCAGCGCGCCCTGCAGCTGCATGAACGCCCCGGTGGCGCCCAGCACCAGCGCCACGATCCCCATGATCGTGGCGAGCGCGCCGCCGCCGGGCTGCTTGGCCTGGGTGAGCATGGTCTGGATCGTCTTCGCGCCGTCCGGGCCCACCATGCTCCCCATCTGCCCGCTCATCGCCTCCTGCACCTGCTCGCGGCTGACAAAGGCGCCCACCAGCATCAGGATCAGGATCAGCAGCGGCGGCAGGGCGAAGACGGTGGAGTACGCGAGCGCCGCCGCCGAGGTGGGGCACTCGTCCTCGCCGAAGTCCTTCGCCGACTTCTTCAGCAGCTGGAATGCTTCTTTTCCGCTCAGCTTCATCCGTCACCTTTCCGCCGCCGTTCCCGTCATTCGCTTCCGAGCCCGCGGAGCGTTTGCAAAGGCGGTTCCAACCTTTGCATCAGCGACGAAACGGACTTCTCCGAGTCTCCAGATCTCGAGGGATCTCACGCGGAGACGCGGAGGAGCCGGGAAAGCACCTCCGCGCCTCCGCGTCCCCGCGTGAGATCCGACTGGCCTTGGAGAAACGCGCTACCGCACGACCGCCTCCGAGGCCGGCATGCGGCGCGGGCCGGGATAGGGGACGCCGGGACCCTTGATGGCCTCCCAGAGCACGCGGTTGAAGAGATCTTCGTCCGCCGCATCCTCGGTGCGCAGGTCCAGCATCGCCGAGGCGCGGTCGCCCGGCGTGTTCGGCGGGTTCAGCTCGTCCAGCCGCTGCTCGGGGACCAGGGCCACGTACGGCGCCAGGTCCGGCTCCGCCGCCCAGATCTCGCGCAGCGGCCGCCCGAAGCCGTCGAACTGCGAGAGCGACTGGAGCCCCAGGATCTCCTCCATCGTGCGGATCACGTCCGTGGTGTTGGCGAAGCGGTGGATCGTTCCCGGCCGGTTGTACGCGCTGATCACCAGCAGCGGCGAGCGGTGCGAGTCCACGTGGTCGGGGCCGTTCTGCGCATCGTCCTCCAGCACGATCATCACGGTGTTGCGCCAGAACGGCGAGCGGCTGAGCGCCTCCACCATCCGCCCCAGCGCCAGGTCGTTGTCGGCGAAGGCGGCGCGCGGCGTGGGCAGCCCCGCCCGCGCGCCCGAGGTGTGGTCGTTCGGCAGGCGCACGATCTCCAGCGCGGGCATCTCTCCCCGCTGCACGTACCGCTGCAGCTCGGCGATCCAGACGTCCGCGCGCCGCTGGTCGGGGATCGTCTGCCCGAAGCCGGGAAAGTCGGGGTTCGTGGTCCCCGCCAGCGCCCGCTTGGTGCCGCGGTAGCCGACCACGCGGTTGCTGTCGCCGCGGATGGGCACCACGAACTCGCCGTAGTTGCGCAGCGTGATCCCCCGCCGCACGGCCAGGTCCCACAGGTAGCCGCTGGCCGGCTCGTTCACGTCGTCGTCGGGGATGTCGCGCGCCTCCCAGCCGCGGTTCGTCCCCTCGTAGTCGTAGGGCCGGCCGCGCCCGGAGTACTGGGAGGGGACGGTCTTCTGCAGATAGTCGGTCGTGTACGCGGCGGTCGACCAGTTGTGGCCGTCGGGGCTCACCTCGGCGTTCACGAAGAAGCGGTCGAACAGCCCGAAGCGCCGCGCCAGCGCCTTGTGGTTGGGCGCCGAGCGCGGGCCGAAGAACAGGATCGTCGTATCCCCGTCCCCCTCGGGCAGGTCGCCCAGCACCTGGTCGTAGGTGCGGTTCTCCTTGATGACGTAGACCACGTGGGTGAAGGGGGGATAGGTGAAAGCGGTGCGCGGCCGGTCCCACCCGTTCGCCCGCACCACGCGCGCGGTGAGCGCCGCCAGCTCCGCCCCGGATGCGCGGGCCAGCGGCGCCGCCATCAGCGTCCCCGAGATCTGACGCAGCGTGGTGTTGCCGCCGCTCCCCTGGTGCATGGTGGTCTGCGTCGGCTGCGGGCCGTCGGGGTTCGCCATCGTCCCCCGCCCCTTCCCGCTCGCCACCCACACCGTCTCTCCCGCCACGGCGACGGCGGAGGGATACCACCCCGCGGGGATGCGTCCGGCCAGCCGGTCGTCCCCCCGCGCGGCGGCGACGCCGGAGATGCGCGCGGAAAGGTCGAACACGGCGACGGCGTTCGCGTCGCCCTCCGCGGCGAAGAGGCGCGTGCCGTCGGCCGAGAGCGCCAGCGCGTTGGGGGTGCTTCCCTCGCGCGGGCCCGATGGCGGCGCGTCGTCCAGCTGCGCGATCACCCGCCGCGCGCGCGTGTCGACCACGGCCACGCGGTCGGTGCTCCCGCTGGCGGCGAAGAGGCGCGTCCCCGCGCGGTTCAGCAGCAGCGCCGACGGGTGCCGGCCGACCGCGATCCGCCCCGCCGCCACCAGCCGCCCCGCGCGCGGGGTGAAGACCGAGACGGTGCTCCCGCCCCACGCCGAAACGTACACGGTCCCTTCCGGCCCCACGGCCACCCCGTACGGATACCGCTCCGTCGCGAAGCGCGCCGCCACCCGCCCCGTTGCCGCGTCGATCACCGCCAGCGAGTCGGCCAGGTTCTCGGCCGCGTACACCCACCGCCCGTCGGGCGACACGGCGATCCCCGCCGGATAGCGCGTCCCGTTCTTCCCCGGCTCCTTCCGCGCCAGCACCAGGCTGTCGCGCAGCGTGGCCGCGCCGTTCGCCCAGGCGTAGCGGTAGACCACGTCCTGGTTGCCGCCGCTCGCGTACAGCGTCCGCCCGTCCGGCGAGAACGCGAGGCCCACGAAGGCCGAGGCCTGCTCCAGCGTCTGCACCACCGCGCCGTCCATCCCCGCCACCTGCACCCCCTGCTTCCCCCATCCGGAAAGGAGCATCACCACGCGCCCGCCCTCCGGCGCGGGGAGGATGGCGAGCGGCATGGGACCCACGTCGCGCATCG
This window contains:
- a CDS encoding YihY/virulence factor BrkB family protein, with product MKLSGKEAFQLLKKSAKDFGEDECPTSAAALAYSTVFALPPLLILILMLVGAFVSREQVQEAMSGQMGSMVGPDGAKTIQTMLTQAKQPGGGALATIMGIVALVLGATGAFMQLQGALNRAWEVRPDPNAGGLKNFIFKRLLSVGMVLVIAFLLLVSLALSAALTAVGGAVSSLIPGASSVVVGILQTLVSLAVVTLLFSAIFYVLPDAKIAWKDVWVGGLVTAILFEIGKWAIGLYLGNSNPGKAYGAAGSLAVLLVWIYYTAMIVLFGAEFTETWATERGSGIEPEEGAVWREDASGGKGKTGEGEKDSGSSARGGQRESALRREDVSKRAEAAAKKDRAPDSSPGNQSGLPGGGVGRREAVGGSGIHPVSAGTAPKNAETRTPADIADPDAGAGEDDERRR
- a CDS encoding bifunctional YncE family protein/alkaline phosphatase family protein; this encodes MSRRPLALSACAALAAACAPAPSPVPAPAPASPAPAPAAAPAPAQVRVSADSLRPRLPTGVTLDPAAPMRDVGPMPLAILPAPEGGRVVMLLSGWGKQGVQVAGMDGAVVQTLEQASAFVGLAFSPDGRTLYASGGNQDVVYRYAWANGAATLRDSLVLARKEPGKNGTRYPAGIAVSPDGRWVYAAENLADSLAVIDAATGRVAARFATERYPYGVAVGPEGTVYVSAWGGSTVSVFTPRAGRLVAAGRIAVGRHPSALLLNRAGTRLFAASGSTDRVAVVDTRARRVIAQLDDAPPSGPREGSTPNALALSADGTRLFAAEGDANAVAVFDLSARISGVAAARGDDRLAGRIPAGWYPSAVAVAGETVWVASGKGRGTMANPDGPQPTQTTMHQGSGGNTTLRQISGTLMAAPLARASGAELAALTARVVRANGWDRPRTAFTYPPFTHVVYVIKENRTYDQVLGDLPEGDGDTTILFFGPRSAPNHKALARRFGLFDRFFVNAEVSPDGHNWSTAAYTTDYLQKTVPSQYSGRGRPYDYEGTNRGWEARDIPDDDVNEPASGYLWDLAVRRGITLRNYGEFVVPIRGDSNRVVGYRGTKRALAGTTNPDFPGFGQTIPDQRRADVWIAELQRYVQRGEMPALEIVRLPNDHTSGARAGLPTPRAAFADNDLALGRMVEALSRSPFWRNTVMIVLEDDAQNGPDHVDSHRSPLLVISAYNRPGTIHRFANTTDVIRTMEEILGLQSLSQFDGFGRPLREIWAAEPDLAPYVALVPEQRLDELNPPNTPGDRASAMLDLRTEDAADEDLFNRVLWEAIKGPGVPYPGPRRMPASEAVVR